The genomic window GGAAAATACTGACCAAAGTACTAAACCAATGAGGGAAGAACAATGCAAATCGCCGCATTATTGGCCGAGGCTCGCCATGCCTTGAGTGTAGGAGATCGTGCCAAAGCCAAACAGTTCGCTTCACAAGCTTTGCGACTCGATAGCAAGCACATTGAAACATGGCTTTTACTGGCCGACCTGGTTGAAGTTCCCGCGCAAAAACGCGATTGTTTTCAACGAATTTTGGCCATCGATCCTACCAATACCATTGCCAAACAAGCCCTGAACCAACTTGATGCGCCAGCCCCAGTTGCTGCCGCCAGCTTTGAATTACCCAAATCGGCGTGGTTTGGCAGCAAAGCAACTGAGCCAGAGTTAACCGCCCAAGTTGGTGGTGGGTTAATCACTACGCCATCAATGCCAACAAGCTCAGCCGGCGGGATTCGTCCTTTGGCGCAGGCCCAAGCACCTTCATTGGTCGAGTTGAGCAATACGCCTGCGCTCCCAACTGGCTATGTTCAGCCAATTCAGCCTACCTATAGCCAGCCAAATTATGCTCAACCCAACCAAGCTTTCATCCCACCAGTGGCGAATTATGGCCAAGCTCAGCCACAATATGGTCAAGTGACCTACCCATATGTTGAGCCAAGTGGCGCAGCCAAATTCTTGAAATGGCTAGTTTTTGCAACATTAGGCTTAATAGTAGTTTGTGCAGGGATTGGCTTGATGGTCAATTTTGGCAAAGAGCCACCGCCAACGCCCAAAGTCAGTGCCCAAGATCGCACGACGGCGATGCTTGGTGATACCATGAAGATAATCGTTAATCCCGATTTTTATGATAAAAGCAAACAGAAAGCCATTGTTGAGCCTTATTTGAATAACTATTTTATTGAGGCTGCCCGTACTAATACTGGACGGTTAGACCAAACTGTTCTTGATAGCTTCGATAATGGAGTAGATCAACAGGCCTTTCTTGCGGCTCTGCCTTATATCAAAGATGCCTATGTTACGCCAACCCAATATACGGTAGAATCACAAACGAATGAGATGATTACGCTCAAGTTAATCAGTGGAGATCTTGTATTTACTTTTCATAATGGTAAATTTCTCCAAGTTCCATTAAAAGATACCTACGATACATTTACTTGGGTCAATGATGATGGAAGATGGTATCTTGCTGGGGTAAGTTTAAAATAAGTTAGCCAGAGGCATTATCTATTCTCAATATTGATATAGAATACAATTAAACCATTACTCCGCCCCAATGCTGTGGCTGGTATACTTAAGCGAGAGAGTCGAAGGCCATTCTTTGTGCGGAGGCTTAGAACCCATGGACGCAACAGCCGATATTGGCTTAATCGGGTTGGCCGTAATGGGCCAAAACTTGGTTTTGAACATGAACGACCACGGTTTTGTGGTCGCTGTCTATAATCGCACCACCAGCAAAGTCGATCAATTTTTGGCTAACGAGGCCCAAGGCACCAATGTTGTCGGAGCACATTCGTTAGAAGAATTGGTCAGCAAACTCAAGCGCCCACGCCGCGTGATGTTGATGATTCAGGCTGGCAGTGCGGTCGATGCCACAATCGATCAATTAGTGCCCTTGCTGGAACCTGGCGATATTATTATTGATGGTGGCAATTCGCTGTTTACCGATAGCAATCGCCGCACCGCAGATCTTGAAGCCAAAGGATTGTTATTCATCGGCACAGGGGTTTCGGGTGGCGAGGAAGGTGCACGCCATGGCCCTTCGATTATGCCTGGTGGTTCGCCCGCCGCATGGCCGCATGTACAGCCAATTTTCCAAGCCATCGCGGCCAAAGTTGATGATGGCTCGCCATGTTGCGATTGGGTTGGTGAAGGCGGCGCTGGCCACTTCGTCAAGATGGTGCACAACGGCATCGAATATGGCGACATGCAATTGATTGGCGAAACCTACGATGTTATGCGCTCGTTGGGCTTGAGCGCCGACGAGATGAGCAGCGTGTTTGGCGAATGGAACGAGGGCAAACTCGATTCATATCTGATTGAAATTACCCGTGATATTTTAGCCTTCCGCGATAGCGATGGCGCACCGTTGGTCGATAAGATTTTGGATAGCGCTGGCCAAAAAGGTACAGGCAAATGGACAGTCGTTTCTGCTTTGGATAATGGTATTCCGCTGACGTTAATCGGCGAAGCCGTGTTTAGCCGCTTTTTGTCGGCACTCAAAGATGAACGGGTGCACGCCGCCAGTGTGATCAGCGGGCCAGCCGATCAGCCAAACGTTGATCGCGCCGCCTTGGTCAACGATCTGCGCGAAGCCTTGTATGCAGCCAAAATCGTTTCATATACGCAAGGCTATATGTTGATGCGAGCCGCCGCCAAGGAACAAGGCTGGAATCTCAATTATGGCGGGATTGCTTTGATGTGGCGTGGTGGCTGTATCATTCGCTCGGCCTTCTTGGGCAAAATCGAGGAAGCCTATCGCAATAATCCTGAATTGGTGAACTTGTTGCTCGACCCTTATTTCAGTAACGAAGTGCAGCAATCGCAAGCCGCTTGGCGACGAGTGATTGCCCACGCCGTCCTCGCAGGCATTCCAGTGCCAGCCTTATCGAGTGCCTTGGCCTTCTTTGATGGTTATCGCACCGGCAATTTGCCAGCCAACCTGTTACAAGCCCAACGCGATTACTTCGGTGCACACACCTACGAACGCATCGATGCTGAGCGTGGCAAGTTCTTCCATACCAACTGGACAGGCAAAGGCGGCACGACAACTGCCGGAACGTATCAAGCCTGATACAAGGATGAAGTATGAGGGATGAAGGATGAAATCTCTGTTGATCTCCATGAATATTTAAGATTAATGGTCATGGGGGATGAATGTTCAGCTTCAGATAGCTAAGGCTTATTCATCCCTCATCCTTCATCCTTCGGTATGCATAGTATGTTAGGATTAACCAAATTCAGCCATTGATCAAAAAAGGCGTGCCCAACACTTGGTTGAGCACGCCTTTTGGTTGAGAGTAATCGACAGTTACTTGAGGCTTTCGGCAATCTTGGTGGCTTGTTCGCCATCGATGTTGCCAGTAATCACGAAGGTTACATCGCCTTCTTGCCAGGTCAACACCACACCAACATTGCCACGGCCTTCGATCAAGGTGCCTTGAACGCCACGGACAGTTACTTCAGTGCCGCCACGTTGAATCTTAGCATCTGGATCATCACCTTTGGCTTGAACCAAGGTCCATTCCACATCAGCGCCAGCGTAGGTTTGAATTACGGTGGTGGCTTTGGCAAGGGTCAACAATTGAACATCGCTCAAGGTTGTGCCCAAGGTTTCGTTGGGAGCCAACAGTTCGAAGCCTGCTTGCGCCTTAGCTTCGTCCAAGGTCAAATCGGTAGCTGGAGCAGCTTGTTCCATTTCCTTGATCATATCGGCGATCTTGACGATTTCGGCGTTAGCTGGTGGCTGAGCGCTGAAAATCGCCATATCGATACCTTTATTGACTTCAAGGGTTTCAGCGGCAAAGCTGACATTGCCCATATCTTTGGCATCAAGCACAAACTTGACTGGCATCCAATTGGTATCTTCCAACCAAACGTTGATGTCAACCAACAAATCGATTGGCAATTGTTGTTGGGCATCTGATTTTGGCGCAATGCTAACTTTGTAGGTATTGAAACCAGCAACTTTTTCTTCGCCCAAAATCGTGATCGTCAAGGCATC from Chloroflexota bacterium includes these protein-coding regions:
- a CDS encoding DUF4367 domain-containing protein, whose product is MLVLTMVLAGCGQEDITAENIVTKIREGQANTNNVHAIMRVDYTSDQATGFIKAEVWSSKTGNKDAEGNEIKAFRAKILDANDAKMVGAEVVTDGTQGWFYDPAENKAYVGTAAELSESQMGQGQQDQEQGQGGRGRMDQTEMLGQLQGVVEKGLDALTITILGEEKVAGFNTYKVSIAPKSDAQQQLPIDLLVDINVWLEDTNWMPVKFVLDAKDMGNVSFAAETLEVNKGIDMAIFSAQPPANAEIVKIADMIKEMEQAAPATDLTLDEAKAQAGFELLAPNETLGTTLSDVQLLTLAKATTVIQTYAGADVEWTLVQAKGDDPDAKIQRGGTEVTVRGVQGTLIEGRGNVGVVLTWQEGDVTFVITGNIDGEQATKIAESLK
- the gnd gene encoding decarboxylating NADP(+)-dependent phosphogluconate dehydrogenase, which gives rise to MDATADIGLIGLAVMGQNLVLNMNDHGFVVAVYNRTTSKVDQFLANEAQGTNVVGAHSLEELVSKLKRPRRVMLMIQAGSAVDATIDQLVPLLEPGDIIIDGGNSLFTDSNRRTADLEAKGLLFIGTGVSGGEEGARHGPSIMPGGSPAAWPHVQPIFQAIAAKVDDGSPCCDWVGEGGAGHFVKMVHNGIEYGDMQLIGETYDVMRSLGLSADEMSSVFGEWNEGKLDSYLIEITRDILAFRDSDGAPLVDKILDSAGQKGTGKWTVVSALDNGIPLTLIGEAVFSRFLSALKDERVHAASVISGPADQPNVDRAALVNDLREALYAAKIVSYTQGYMLMRAAAKEQGWNLNYGGIALMWRGGCIIRSAFLGKIEEAYRNNPELVNLLLDPYFSNEVQQSQAAWRRVIAHAVLAGIPVPALSSALAFFDGYRTGNLPANLLQAQRDYFGAHTYERIDAERGKFFHTNWTGKGGTTTAGTYQA